From a region of the Gymnogyps californianus isolate 813 chromosome 22, ASM1813914v2, whole genome shotgun sequence genome:
- the TSSK3 gene encoding testis-specific serine/threonine-protein kinase 3, which produces MERFLLANGYQLGRTIGEGMYSKVKEAFSQKHQKKVAIKIIDKKEGPEEFIHRFLPRELQIVTHLDHRNIIRVHEMLESAEGKICLVMELAEDGDIFDYVLHEGPLPEPRARALFRQLVEAIRYCHDCGVAHRDLKCENALLQGRTLKLTDFGFAKLLPRDRRELSWTFCGSTAYAAPEVLQGVPHDSRKGDVWSMGVILYVLLCARLPFDDTDIPKMLHQQQKGISVPRHLGISKECQNLLKTLLEPDMTLRPSIEGVSRHPWLTNP; this is translated from the exons ATGGAGCGGTTTTTGCTTGCCAACGGCTACCAGCTCGGCAGGACCATTGGGGAGGGGATGTACTCCAAAGTGAAGGAGGCTTTTTCCCAAAAGCACCAGAAGAAAGtggcaattaaaataattgataaGAAGGAAGGCCCAGAAG AGTTTATTCACAGATTCCTGCCCCGGGAGCTCCAGATCGTCACGCACTTGGACCACAGGAACATCATCCGCGTGCACGAGATGCTGGAATCCGCAGAGGGGAAGATCTGCCTCGTGATGGAGCTGGCGGAGGACGGGGATATCTTTGACTATGTGCTCCACGAGGGTCCCCTGCCCGAGCCCCGTGCCAGGGCGCTCTTCCGCCAGCTGGTAGAGGCCATCCGGTACTGCCACGACTGCGGGGTGGCCCACCGCGACCTCAAATGCGAGAACGCCCTGCTGCAGGGCCGCACCTTGAAGCTGACGGATTTTGGCTTCGCCAAACTGCTCCCCAGGGACCGCAGGGAGCTGAGCTGGACCTTCTGCGGCAGCACAGCCTACGCGGCGCCCGAGGTGCTGCAGGGCGTACCCCACGACAGCCGCAAGGGCGATGTCTGGAGCATGGGCGTCATCCTCTACGTCCTGCTCTGCGCCCGCCTGCCCTTCGACGACACCGACATCCCCAAGATgctgcaccagcagcagaaaggcatCTCCGTCCCCAGGCACCTGGGGATCTCCAAGGAGTGCCAGAACCTCCTGAAAACCCTCCTGGAACCGGACATGACCCTGAGACCCTCCATCGAGGGGGTCAGCAGGCACCCATGGCTGACTAACCCCTGA